From one Magnolia sinica isolate HGM2019 chromosome 18, MsV1, whole genome shotgun sequence genomic stretch:
- the LOC131233390 gene encoding uncharacterized protein LOC131233390, giving the protein MSILAICFLIANIAISAVCSLDDPWTFAFVVSVYVLLMLLFLFLHLYDRAPEKSDRREKLKIPIWAVASALNIVFAYRVATIMNVAMKCIIWGMAAFSTVSGFYFFFIFPKNSNNFYGACKSWDGQSVLDEKV; this is encoded by the exons ATGTCCATATTAGCTATCTGTTTTCTAATTGCCAATATAGCTATCTCAGCCGTTTGTTCATTGGATGATCCTTGGACATTTGCATTCGTCGTCTCGGTGTATGTCTTACTCatgcttttattttt GTTCCTCCATCTCTACGATAGAGCACCTGAAAAATCAGACAGGAGAGAAAAATTGAAGATTC CTATCTGGGCCGTCGCTTCTGCACTCAATATTGTATTTGCGTATCGCGTTGCAACGATAATGAATGTTGCGATGAAATGTATCATCTGGGGAATGGCCGCCTTCAGCACTGTTTCTGGgttttacttctttttcatcttccccAAAAACTCCAACAACTTTTATGGCGCGTGCAAATCTTGGGATGGGCAGTCTGTCCTTGATGAAAAAGTCTAG